In one window of Bos taurus isolate L1 Dominette 01449 registration number 42190680 breed Hereford chromosome 15, ARS-UCD2.0, whole genome shotgun sequence DNA:
- the OR51S1 gene encoding olfactory receptor family 51 subfamily S member 1, whose amino-acid sequence MSTFLTHSTPNASTSMAPTFLLVGLPGLSAVPSWWAVPLITVYLLSALGNGAILWIIALEPTLHRPMYFFLFLLSMSDVGLSTALMPTLLGLAFANTHAVSASACLLQMFFVHVFSVVESSVLLAMALDRALAICRPLHYPTLLTNGVISKICVAIAFRCLGLHLPLPFLLAHMPYCRPQVLTHSYCLHPDIARLACPGGGGAVYSLFVVLSAMGLDPLLILFSYGLIGRVLQGLGSCEDRWKAGQTCAAHLSAVLLFYVPMVLLALIDRLRMPIPQPACTLLSYVHFLLPPLINPILYSVKMKEIRERIHKRLQPRKVGCA is encoded by the coding sequence ATGTCAACATTCCTCACCCACTCAACTCCCAATGCCAGCACTTCGATGGCCCCCACCTTCCTGTTGGTGGGCCTGCCAGGCCTATCAGCTGTACCCTCCTGGTGGGCAGTACCCCTCATCACTGTCTACCTTCTGTCTGCCCTGGGCAATGGTGCTATCCTCTGGATCATTGCCCTGGAGCCCACACTGCACCGCccaatgtacttcttcctcttcctgctcAGCATGTCTGATGTTGGCTTGTCCACAGCCCTGATGCCCACCCTGCTGGGTCTTGCCTTTGCAAATACTCATGCTGTCTCTGCCTCAGCCTGCCTCCTCCAGATGTTCTTTGTCCATGTCTTTTCTGTCGTGGAGTCCTCTGTCTTACTCGCCATGGCCTTGGATCGGGCACTGGCCATTTGCCGCCCTCTGCACTACCCAACACTCCTCACCAATGGTGTCATCAGCAAGATCTGTGTGGCCATTGCTTTCCGATGCCTGGGTCTCCATCTGCCCCTGCCATTCCTCCTGGCCCACATGCCTTACTGCCGTCCACAGGTCCTGACCCATTCTTACTGCTTGCACCCGGATATAGCCCGTTTGGCCTGCCCTGGAGGTGGGGGAGCAGTCTACAGCCTCTTTGTGGTCCTGTCTGCCATGGGCTTGGATCCTCTGCTTATTTTATTCTCCTATGGCCTAATTGGCAGGGTGTTGCAAGGTTTGGGATCCTGTGAGGATCGCTGGAAGGCTGGCCAAACCTGTGCTGCCCACCTCTCTGCTGTGCTTCTCTTTTATGTGCCAATGGTCCTCCTGGCTCTCATTGATCGTCTCAGGATGCCAATCCCTCAGCCTGCCTGTACTCTTCTCTCCTATGTCCACTTCCTGCTTCCCCCATTGATAAACCCTATTCTCTATAGTGTCAAGATGAAGGAGATTAGAGAGAGAATCCACAAGAGATTGCAGCCCAGGAAGGTGGGTTGTGCTTAG